ATCACCGAGCCGGGGGGCGGTTCCGACACCTCCGGCCTCCGGACCACCGCCGTCAGGAACGGCGGGCGGTGGGTGATCAACGGCGAGAAGTGGTTCGTCACCAGCGGCGAGCGGGCGCCGGCGGTGATCGTCCACTGCGTCACCGGTCCGGACGAGCAGACGCTGTTCCTGGTGGATCGCGGCACGCCCGGGATGCGCATCCAGCGCATCCCGCACTTCATGACGCGCACCGAGGACAAGCACCCGGAGATGGTCTTCGAGAACTGCGAGGTGGACGAGGCGCAGATGCTCGGCGGCGCCGGCGAGGCGAACACGATCACCCGGGCCTGGTTCCGCGAGGAGCGGCTGCACATCGGCGCGCGCTGCCTGGGCGCGGCCCAGCGCCTCCTGGAGGAGGCGAAAGCCTGGTGCGCCACGCGCGAGACGTTCGGACGGAAGCTGTACCGGCACCAGGCGATCGGCGCGATGCTGGCCGATTCGGCCACCGAGCTGTTCGCGGCCCGCATGATGACCTACAAGGTCGCGTGGGAGGAGGACACCGGCCGAGCCGACCTGAAGACCCTGCACGCCAAGGCTTCGATGGTGAAGCTCTACTGCTCCGAGATGGCCAACCGGGTCGCCGATCGCGTGGTGCAGATCTTCGGCGGGCGCGGCTACTGCCGGGACTTCGCCGCCGAGCGCCACTTCCGCCACCTGCGCGTCGACCGGATCTGGGAAGGGACCTCCGAGATCATGCGGGAGATCATCGTCAACGGCGTGATGAAGCGCGATCTCGACCGCCTGGTCCGCTAGGACCGTTTCACGGCGTGGTTCGGCGC
This window of the Candidatus Polarisedimenticolia bacterium genome carries:
- a CDS encoding acyl-CoA dehydrogenase family protein; the encoded protein is MDFDLTPELLALQERARRFTEDELVPHEMTVEETEALPDDVSERLRRLSIELGLWAMNVPKEMGGLGSSVLEQVIVQEQAGRATNDLWGYVGGPYNALLRCNEPQRRKYLDPAVRGTAAAVAYAITEPGGGSDTSGLRTTAVRNGGRWVINGEKWFVTSGERAPAVIVHCVTGPDEQTLFLVDRGTPGMRIQRIPHFMTRTEDKHPEMVFENCEVDEAQMLGGAGEANTITRAWFREERLHIGARCLGAAQRLLEEAKAWCATRETFGRKLYRHQAIGAMLADSATELFAARMMTYKVAWEEDTGRADLKTLHAKASMVKLYCSEMANRVADRVVQIFGGRGYCRDFAAERHFRHLRVDRIWEGTSEIMREIIVNGVMKRDLDRLVR